Within Micromonospora parathelypteridis, the genomic segment GGCGCGTGGGTGCGCTTGACCAGCCGGCGCAGCGCGGCCACCGGCGTGGTGCCACCGGCGGCGCCCTGGTGCACCCGGTAGATGATGTGCGCGTCGTCCACGACCACGGTCGGGATCCGCTCCTGCGTCGACGTCATCGTTGCACTCGCCTCGATGGAGGCGTCGAAATGCTCAACCACGGCCGTACTCCTGTTCGCCGCGCCAGAAGTAGATGAAACCGCCCAAGCCGGCGAGCAGTGCCCACCCGCCGCCGACCAGCCAGAGCTGGGTCAGCGACTCGTTGAGCAGCGGTGCTTCCTCCAGCAGCGTGTACCGCGCAAGCTCGATGTAGACGAGCAACGGGTTGTACTGCACCAGCGTCGTCGCCCAGCTCGGCAGCCGCTCGAAGAGGCTGACGCTGTAGAGGACGCCGGAGCCGTACATCCAGGTGCGCATGATGAACGGCATGACCTGCTTCAGGTCGCTCGACTTGCTGCCCAACCGGGCCACCACGAGCACGACGCCGGCGTTGAACACCGCCTGCAGGAACAGGGCCGGCACCAGCAGCAGCCACTCCAGCGTGAGCGGTTCCCCGGTGACCAGCACGATGCCGATCAGCACCACCATCGACGCCAGCAGTTGCTGGAACTGCGTCAACGTCGTGGACAGCGGCAGGCTGGCACGGGGAAAGTGCAGCGCCCGGATCAACCCCAGGTTGCTGCTGATCGCCTGGGTGCCGGCCAGGACCGCGCTCTGGGTGAAGTTGAAGATGAACAGCCCGGTGGTGAGGTAGGCGATGTAGTTCTGCATGTCGTTCTGTGCCAGCACCACCCCGAAGATCAGGTAGTAGACCGCCGCGTTGGTCAGCGGGGTCAGCACCTGCCAGAGCTGGCCCAGCTTGGCATTGCTGTAAGAGGCGACCAGCTTGGCGTTGGCGTACGCGGCGATGAAGTGCCGGTAGGCCCACAATTGGCGGCTGTACCCGACGAGGGAGGGGCGCTCACCGGCGACCCGTAGCCCGTGCCGAGCGGCCAGCTGCGCCTGGGTCCGGCCCGTGTCAGGGTCGACCAGCGCGGTGGTGGCCATGGAAATGGCGCTCCGATCTTTGTGCAGACGGGTGGCTCGCGACGATGGAATCCTAGTGGGATACGTGCGCGGGGCGCCGCCTCGTCGCTGCGAGGACAGTAGTCCGAAACACGTCGGGACGCAACCGTATCGTCGTTGCGCTACCCTGGGCACCGTGAGCTGCGAGAAGAGTCCCCGGTGACGACTGAGAAGAGGCGTGCCCCGGCCGGTGCGGCGGTGCTCCGTGGCGAGATCACCACGGCCATCCGACGCGCGCTGATGCAGGAGCTCGCCGCGGTCGGTTACGGCCGGCTCTCCATCGAGGCGGTGGCTCGCCG encodes:
- a CDS encoding ABC transporter permease; translation: MATTALVDPDTGRTQAQLAARHGLRVAGERPSLVGYSRQLWAYRHFIAAYANAKLVASYSNAKLGQLWQVLTPLTNAAVYYLIFGVVLAQNDMQNYIAYLTTGLFIFNFTQSAVLAGTQAISSNLGLIRALHFPRASLPLSTTLTQFQQLLASMVVLIGIVLVTGEPLTLEWLLLVPALFLQAVFNAGVVLVVARLGSKSSDLKQVMPFIMRTWMYGSGVLYSVSLFERLPSWATTLVQYNPLLVYIELARYTLLEEAPLLNESLTQLWLVGGGWALLAGLGGFIYFWRGEQEYGRG